A portion of the Bacteroides faecium genome contains these proteins:
- the tsaD gene encoding tRNA (adenosine(37)-N6)-threonylcarbamoyltransferase complex transferase subunit TsaD produces MSAIILGIESSCDDTSAAVIKDGYLLSNVVSSQAVHEAYGGVVPELASRAHQQNIVPVVHEALKRAGITKEELSAVAFTRGPGLMGSLLVGVSFAKGFARSLNIPLIDVNHLTGHVLAHFIKAEGEENKQPQFPFLCLLVSGGNSQIILVKAYNDMEILGQTIDDAAGEAIDKCSKVMGLGYPGGPIIDKLARQGNPKAFTFSKPHIPGLDYSFSGLKTSFLYSLRDWMKDDPDFIEHHKVDLAASLEATVVDILMDKLRKATKEYKIKEVAVAGGVSANNGLRNSFREHAEKYGWNIFIPKFSYTTDNAAMIAITGYFKYLDKDFCSIDLPAYSRVTL; encoded by the coding sequence ATGAGTGCAATAATATTAGGAATTGAATCCTCTTGTGATGATACGTCGGCAGCCGTAATCAAAGATGGTTATCTGCTGTCAAATGTGGTATCAAGTCAAGCCGTACATGAAGCATACGGTGGAGTAGTACCCGAACTGGCTTCACGGGCACACCAACAAAACATCGTACCGGTAGTACACGAAGCATTAAAACGTGCCGGCATTACCAAAGAAGAATTAAGTGCGGTGGCTTTCACCCGTGGTCCGGGATTAATGGGTTCTTTGCTTGTCGGTGTTTCTTTCGCAAAAGGATTTGCCCGTTCTTTAAACATTCCTTTGATTGATGTTAATCATTTGACGGGACATGTTTTAGCACATTTTATTAAAGCAGAAGGAGAAGAGAATAAGCAACCTCAATTTCCATTCCTTTGTCTATTGGTTTCCGGGGGAAATTCCCAAATTATATTGGTAAAAGCATATAATGACATGGAAATTCTTGGGCAAACGATTGATGATGCAGCAGGTGAAGCAATAGATAAATGTTCGAAAGTAATGGGGTTAGGTTATCCGGGCGGCCCGATCATTGACAAATTGGCACGCCAGGGAAATCCGAAAGCATTTACTTTCAGTAAACCGCATATTCCAGGTTTGGATTACAGCTTTAGCGGGTTGAAAACATCATTCTTGTATTCATTGCGTGATTGGATGAAGGATGATCCTGATTTTATCGAACATCATAAGGTAGATTTAGCTGCATCGCTGGAGGCAACGGTCGTAGATATTCTAATGGATAAACTGCGGAAAGCAACGAAAGAATATAAAATAAAGGAAGTAGCCGTGGCAGGTGGTGTTTCTGCAAATAACGGATTGCGTAATTCATTCCGTGAACATGCCGAAAAATATGGCTGGAATATATTTATTCCTAAATTTAGCTATACGACCGATAATGCAGCAATGATTGCCATTACCGGGTATTTTAAATATCTGGATAAGGATTTCTGCTCTATTGATCTTCCGGCCTATTCTCGTGTGACATTATAA
- a CDS encoding DUF4295 domain-containing protein, translated as MAKKTVASLHEGSKEGRAYTKVIKMVKSPKTGAYIFDEQMVPNEKVQDFFKK; from the coding sequence ATGGCAAAGAAAACAGTAGCAAGTTTGCACGAAGGTTCTAAAGAAGGTCGTGCTTATACCAAGGTTATCAAAATGGTAAAATCTCCGAAAACTGGAGCTTACATTTTTGATGAGCAAATGGTTCCTAATGAAAAAGTACAAGACTTTTTCAAAAAATAA
- the rimO gene encoding 30S ribosomal protein S12 methylthiotransferase RimO — translation MKRKRIDIITLGCSKNLVDSEQLMRQLEEVGYSVTHDTEEPQGEIAVINTCGFIGDAKEESINMILEFAERKEEGELKKLFVMGCLSERYLKELAIEIPQVDKFYGKFNWKELLQDLGKTYHDELYIERTLTTPKHYAYLKISEGCDRKCSYCAIPIITGRHISKPIEEILDEVRYLVSQGVKEFQVIAQELTYYGIDRYKKQMLPELIERISDIPGVEWIRLHYAYPAHFPTDLFRVMRERDNVCKYMDIALQHISDNMLKLMRRQVTKEDTYRLIEQFRKEVPGIHLRTTLMVGHPGETEEDFEDLKEFVRKVRFDRMGAFTYSEEEGTYAAEAYEDSIPQEVKQARLDELMDIQQGISAELSAEKVGRQMKVIVDRLEGDYYIGRTEFDSPEVDPEVLINRSEKELKIGQFYQVEVIDADDFDLYAKIIDDYE, via the coding sequence ATGAAAAGAAAAAGAATTGATATAATCACCTTAGGGTGTTCTAAAAACCTGGTTGACTCGGAACAATTGATGCGTCAGTTGGAAGAAGTCGGATACAGCGTAACTCATGATACAGAAGAACCTCAAGGAGAGATAGCCGTTATCAATACATGTGGTTTTATCGGTGACGCCAAAGAGGAATCTATCAATATGATTCTGGAATTTGCCGAAAGGAAAGAAGAAGGTGAACTGAAGAAACTTTTCGTAATGGGTTGTCTCTCTGAACGCTATCTTAAAGAATTGGCGATTGAAATACCTCAGGTGGATAAATTCTACGGCAAATTCAACTGGAAAGAGTTATTGCAGGATTTAGGGAAAACATACCACGACGAGTTGTACATTGAGCGGACATTGACTACTCCCAAGCATTATGCTTATCTGAAAATTTCAGAAGGGTGTGATCGCAAATGTTCCTATTGTGCCATTCCGATAATTACGGGGCGTCATATATCCAAACCTATAGAAGAAATTCTGGATGAAGTTCGGTATTTGGTATCTCAAGGAGTGAAAGAGTTTCAAGTGATTGCACAGGAATTGACTTATTATGGCATCGACCGGTATAAGAAACAAATGCTTCCTGAATTGATTGAACGTATTTCTGATATTCCGGGAGTGGAGTGGATTCGTCTGCATTATGCATACCCTGCACACTTTCCGACTGATTTATTCCGGGTAATGCGCGAACGCGATAATGTATGTAAATATATGGATATTGCACTTCAGCATATCAGCGACAATATGTTGAAATTGATGCGCCGACAAGTTACCAAAGAAGATACTTATAGACTGATTGAGCAATTCCGCAAAGAAGTACCTGGTATTCATCTGCGAACGACGCTAATGGTGGGACATCCGGGGGAAACCGAAGAGGACTTTGAGGACCTGAAAGAATTTGTGCGAAAAGTACGTTTTGATAGAATGGGGGCTTTTACTTATTCAGAAGAAGAGGGGACTTATGCAGCAGAAGCATATGAAGACTCTATCCCACAAGAGGTAAAACAAGCCAGACTTGATGAACTGATGGATATTCAGCAGGGAATCTCTGCTGAATTAAGTGCCGAAAAGGTTGGTAGACAAATGAAAGTTATCGTCGACCGACTAGAGGGAGATTATTATATTGGGCGAACAGAATTCGATTCGCCGGAGGTGGATCCGGAAGTGTTGATTAATCGCTCAGAAAAAGAACTTAAAATCGGGCAGTTCTATCAGGTAGAAGTGATAGATGCAGATGATTTTGATTTATATGCAAAGATAATAGATGACTATGAATAA
- the ftsY gene encoding signal recognition particle-docking protein FtsY: MGFFSFFSKEKKETLDKGLSKTKESVFSKIARAVAGKSKVDDEVLDNLEEVLITSDVGVETTLNIIKRIEKRAAADKYVNTQELNHILRDEIAALLTENNSDDVADFDVTIERKPYVIMVVGVNGVGKTTTIGKLAYQFKKAGKSVYLGAADTFRAAAVEQLMIWGERVGVPVIKQKMGADPASVAYDTLSSAVANNADIVIIDTAGRLHNKVGLMNELTKIKNVMKKVVPDAPDEVLLVLDGSTGQNAFEQAKQFTLATEVTAMAITKLDGTAKGGVVIGISDQFKIPVKYIGLGEGMEDLQVFRKNEFVDSLFGENA, translated from the coding sequence ATGGGATTTTTTAGTTTTTTTTCAAAGGAGAAGAAGGAAACTTTAGATAAAGGATTATCTAAAACCAAAGAGAGCGTATTTAGTAAAATAGCTCGTGCCGTGGCTGGAAAGTCAAAGGTAGATGACGAAGTATTGGATAATCTGGAAGAAGTGCTTATTACATCTGATGTAGGTGTGGAAACCACTTTAAATATAATCAAGCGCATAGAAAAACGTGCCGCTGCTGATAAATATGTGAATACCCAGGAACTGAATCATATATTACGCGACGAAATAGCCGCCTTGCTGACCGAAAACAATTCGGATGATGTAGCCGATTTCGACGTAACCATCGAAAGAAAGCCGTATGTGATTATGGTGGTGGGAGTGAATGGAGTGGGTAAGACCACGACGATCGGCAAACTGGCTTATCAATTTAAAAAGGCGGGTAAATCCGTTTATTTAGGAGCTGCTGATACATTCCGTGCTGCTGCAGTAGAGCAGCTTATGATTTGGGGAGAACGGGTAGGTGTGCCGGTTATCAAACAGAAAATGGGGGCTGATCCTGCTTCTGTGGCATATGATACTCTTAGTTCTGCTGTTGCCAACAATGCTGATATCGTTATTATTGACACAGCGGGGCGTCTTCATAATAAAGTTGGCTTGATGAATGAGCTGACAAAGATAAAGAATGTAATGAAAAAAGTGGTGCCTGATGCACCGGACGAAGTTTTGCTGGTATTGGATGGTTCTACCGGACAGAATGCCTTTGAGCAGGCCAAGCAATTTACATTGGCAACAGAAGTAACTGCTATGGCTATCACAAAACTGGATGGTACGGCCAAGGGTGGTGTAGTGATTGGTATTTCCGATCAGTTCAAAATTCCCGTAAAATACATTGGATTAGGCGAGGGTATGGAGGACTTACAAGTATTCCGTAAAAACGAATTTGTAGATTCCTTGTTTGGTGAGAATGCATGA
- a CDS encoding competence/damage-inducible protein A, producing MFAEIITIGDELLIGQVIDTNSAWMGQELNKIGIEVLRIVSVRDREEEILEAIDNAMKRVNIVLVTGGLGPTKDDITKQTLCKYFHTELIFSEEVFENVKRVLAGKIPMNALNKSQAMVPRDCTVINNPVGSASVSWFEKDGKVLVSMPGVPQEMTAVMTESVLPKLHERFQTDVIIHQTFLVQHYPESVLAEKLEPWESALPECIKLAYLPKLGIIRLRLTGRGQKEEEVKALLSCEKVKLEEILGDDIFSEEDTPLEVIVGELLKKKKITVSTAESCTGGSIAARLTSVAGSSEYFYGSVVAYSNDVKMGLLNVSSKTLECYGAVSEQTVIEMVKGAMKALKTDCAVATSGIAGPGGGTPEKPVGTVWIAAGYKNEIHTYKQETNRGRAMNIERAGNNALLMLRDLLK from the coding sequence ATGTTTGCCGAGATTATAACCATTGGCGATGAACTGCTGATAGGGCAGGTTATCGATACTAACTCCGCCTGGATGGGGCAGGAGTTAAACAAAATAGGTATTGAAGTACTTCGTATTGTTTCAGTCCGTGATCGGGAGGAAGAGATTCTCGAAGCGATTGATAATGCGATGAAAAGGGTAAATATTGTTTTAGTGACCGGAGGACTTGGCCCTACTAAGGATGATATAACCAAACAGACTCTTTGTAAATACTTCCATACGGAACTGATATTCAGTGAAGAAGTCTTTGAGAATGTAAAGCGGGTGTTAGCGGGGAAAATCCCAATGAATGCGCTGAATAAAAGTCAGGCGATGGTTCCTAGAGATTGCACAGTAATCAATAATCCTGTAGGAAGTGCTTCTGTCAGTTGGTTTGAAAAGGACGGGAAAGTGCTCGTTTCTATGCCCGGAGTTCCACAGGAAATGACTGCCGTGATGACCGAAAGCGTATTACCTAAGTTGCACGAAAGGTTTCAAACGGATGTAATCATCCACCAAACTTTCCTTGTACAGCATTATCCGGAGTCGGTATTGGCTGAAAAACTAGAGCCTTGGGAAAGCGCTTTGCCGGAATGTATCAAATTAGCATATCTGCCCAAACTTGGGATTATTCGTCTGAGATTAACCGGACGCGGACAAAAAGAAGAAGAAGTAAAAGCCCTTCTCAGTTGTGAAAAAGTAAAACTGGAGGAAATATTAGGCGACGATATTTTTAGTGAGGAAGATACTCCGTTAGAGGTCATAGTGGGTGAACTCTTGAAAAAGAAAAAAATAACCGTTTCCACCGCAGAAAGTTGTACAGGAGGAAGTATTGCTGCACGGCTAACATCCGTTGCAGGAAGCTCGGAGTATTTTTATGGCAGTGTAGTGGCTTATTCCAATGATGTAAAAATGGGGCTTTTAAACGTGTCTTCCAAGACATTGGAGTGCTATGGCGCTGTAAGTGAGCAGACTGTAATTGAAATGGTAAAAGGTGCGATGAAAGCATTGAAAACTGACTGTGCTGTCGCGACATCGGGAATAGCCGGCCCGGGTGGAGGCACTCCGGAGAAACCCGTGGGGACTGTCTGGATAGCTGCTGGTTATAAAAACGAAATTCATACTTACAAGCAGGAAACGAATCGCGGAAGAGCCATGAATATTGAAAGGGCAGGCAATAATGCGCTACTAATGCTTCGGGATTTACTCAAATAA
- a CDS encoding translocation/assembly module TamB domain-containing protein has protein sequence MSSFVAKELSEVLGTKVMIGRINIGLLNRIIIDDVLLDDQSGQDMLKVTRLSAKFDIMPFFKGKISISSVQLFGFNISLQKDTPDSPPNFKFVLDAFASKDTVKKESSLDLRINSILIRRGRMTYHVLSEEETPGKFNAKHVQLQNIIANISLKALSKDSVNLGIKRLSLDEKASGFSLKKLSLKLVANSRQTNIDNFAIELPETSLKMDTIHLVYDSLQAFNHFAEQVRFSFRTLPSQVTLKDISAFVPVLSHFKEPVTLDMEVKGTVDQLTCSHLEITADDRQFRLRGDVSLQDLSHPQDAYVYGTLSELSANTRGVGFLVRNLSHNYNGVPPILERLGDVSFRGEISGYFTDLVTYGQLRTSLGNVKTDLKLSTDKSKGLFAYSGAVKTEDFKLGELLANEQLGEITFNLDVHSRHITDQLPVVELKGLIASIDYSRYRYENITLDGEYKRGGFNGKIALDDPNGSIYLNGDVNVTSKIPTFNFLAVVDKVRPNDLNLTTKYPDAEFSLKLKANFTGGSVDEMIGEINVDSLKFTAPEKEYFMKNMNIRATKQNNENQLRLTSEFLTASVEGKFQYHTLPASILNIMRKYVPSLILPPKKPIETHNNFLFDIHIYNTDILSTIFDIPLTVYTHSTLKGYFNDPMQRLRVEGYFPRLQYKNNYIESGLILCENPADHIRARVRLTSLKKKGAVNLSLDAQAKNDNVSTTLNWGNSAAVTYSGQLAAVAKFLRTEGEKPLLKAMVDVKPTDIILNDTLWQIHPSQVVVDSGKVDVNNFYFSHQDRYVRINGRLSDNPKDTVKVDLKDINMGYVFDIANISDDVNFEGDATGTAYASGVLKKPVMNTRLFVKNFSLNEGRLGDLDIYGEWDNENRGIRLDASIQDIASAPSRVTGIIHPLKPESGLDLNIEAHELNLKFLEHYMKSIATDIKGRGTGKVHFYGKFKGLNLDGAVMTDASMKFDILNTHFSVKDTIRLAPTGLTFNNMYISDMAGHTGRINGYLHFQHFKNLNYRFEIQANNMLVMNTKESTDMPFYGTVYGTGNVLLSGNATQGLEVNAAMTTNRNTVFTYINGSVASATSNQFIKFVDKTPRRTIQDSIQIISYYDQIQQKRQAETEEQKTDIRLNILVDATPDATMRIIMDPVAGDYISGKGTGNIRTEFYNKGDVKMFGNYRITQGVYKFSLQEVIRKDFVIKDGSTITFNGTPLDANMDIQASYTVNSASLNDLIPDASAIIQQPNVRVNCIMNLSGMLVRPTIKLGIDLPNERDEVQTLVRNYISTEEQMNMQILYLLGIGKFYTEDARNNNQNSNVMSSVLSSTLSGQLNNALSQVFETNNWNIGTNLSTGDKGWTDMEVEGILSGQLLNNRLLINGNFGYRDNPMANTNFVGDFEAEWLINRSGDIRLKAYNETNDRYYTKTNLTTQGVGIMYKKDFNKWSDLFFWNKWKLRNKRKQEEVEKVKQQQTDSIQTDETAKSTIKRKRQ, from the coding sequence ATGAGTTCATTTGTAGCAAAAGAACTTTCTGAAGTTTTGGGAACAAAAGTCATGATCGGCAGAATTAATATCGGATTGCTGAACCGTATTATCATTGACGATGTATTGCTTGACGATCAAAGCGGTCAAGACATGCTCAAAGTCACCCGTCTGTCTGCCAAATTTGATATAATGCCTTTCTTTAAAGGAAAGATTTCCATCAGCAGTGTTCAGCTTTTCGGATTCAATATCAGTCTTCAGAAAGATACGCCGGATTCTCCGCCTAATTTTAAGTTTGTCCTGGATGCTTTTGCGTCTAAGGATACTGTGAAGAAAGAGAGCTCACTTGATTTGCGTATCAATTCGATTTTGATTCGTCGTGGCCGGATGACCTATCATGTGCTTTCGGAAGAGGAAACACCGGGAAAGTTTAATGCTAAACATGTCCAGCTCCAAAATATTATTGCTAATATTTCCTTGAAAGCATTGAGCAAGGACTCCGTGAATTTAGGAATCAAACGATTGAGCCTTGACGAGAAGGCATCGGGATTTTCTTTAAAGAAGTTGAGCCTGAAATTGGTTGCCAATAGTAGACAGACCAATATTGACAATTTTGCTATCGAACTGCCTGAGACTTCCTTAAAAATGGATACCATACATTTGGTATATGACAGCCTGCAAGCTTTCAATCACTTTGCGGAGCAGGTTCGTTTTTCTTTCCGCACACTACCGTCGCAAGTTACGTTAAAAGATATTTCGGCATTTGTACCCGTTTTGTCGCATTTTAAGGAACCGGTAACGTTGGATATGGAAGTAAAAGGTACGGTCGACCAGTTGACTTGCTCGCATTTGGAAATTACAGCAGACGACCGCCAGTTCCGCCTTAGGGGAGATGTGTCGCTTCAAGATTTGTCACACCCACAGGATGCATATGTATATGGCACTCTTTCCGAACTTTCAGCCAATACTCGTGGTGTCGGCTTTTTGGTACGTAATTTGAGCCATAATTATAATGGAGTTCCTCCTATTCTTGAACGTTTGGGTGATGTTAGCTTCCGGGGGGAAATCTCCGGGTATTTCACAGATCTGGTTACATATGGCCAATTGCGTACCAGCCTGGGAAATGTAAAGACCGACTTGAAGTTAAGTACAGATAAGAGTAAGGGACTATTTGCTTACTCCGGTGCAGTGAAAACAGAAGATTTCAAGCTTGGTGAACTATTGGCTAATGAGCAGTTGGGAGAAATCACATTCAATCTTGATGTGCATAGCCGGCACATTACAGACCAGCTTCCGGTTGTTGAATTAAAAGGATTGATTGCCTCTATAGATTATAGCAGATATAGATATGAGAATATAACGCTGGATGGCGAATATAAACGAGGCGGATTTAATGGTAAGATCGCATTGGATGACCCGAATGGTTCCATTTATTTGAATGGAGATGTTAATGTCACTTCCAAGATTCCGACTTTTAATTTTCTTGCAGTAGTTGACAAAGTACGGCCCAATGATTTGAATCTTACTACCAAGTATCCGGACGCAGAATTCTCCCTGAAGCTGAAAGCTAATTTTACAGGTGGATCTGTGGATGAAATGATCGGAGAAATCAATGTAGATAGTCTGAAGTTTACAGCACCGGAAAAAGAATATTTCATGAAAAACATGAATATTCGGGCAACAAAACAGAATAACGAGAATCAGTTAAGGCTGACTTCCGAGTTCCTGACAGCAAGCGTAGAAGGAAAATTCCAATATCACACATTGCCTGCCAGTATTTTGAATATTATGAGGAAATATGTTCCATCCTTGATATTGCCGCCTAAAAAGCCGATTGAAACACATAATAATTTCCTGTTTGATATACATATATATAATACGGATATCTTATCTACTATTTTTGATATTCCACTGACCGTATATACTCATTCTACTTTAAAGGGGTATTTTAATGATCCCATGCAACGTTTGCGTGTGGAAGGGTATTTCCCTCGTTTACAATATAAAAATAACTATATAGAGTCCGGTTTGATTTTATGTGAGAATCCGGCAGATCATATTCGTGCCCGGGTTCGCTTAACCAGTTTGAAGAAGAAAGGAGCAGTGAATCTTTCCTTGGATGCACAGGCGAAAAATGATAATGTCAGTACGACATTAAACTGGGGAAATAGCGCAGCGGTAACTTATAGCGGACAATTGGCTGCCGTGGCCAAGTTTTTACGTACCGAAGGGGAAAAGCCATTATTGAAGGCGATGGTAGATGTGAAGCCTACAGATATTATTTTGAATGATACTCTTTGGCAGATACATCCTTCGCAAGTGGTAGTAGATTCGGGAAAAGTAGATGTGAATAATTTCTATTTTAGCCATCAGGATCGTTATGTACGTATTAACGGACGTCTCTCTGATAATCCCAAAGACACGGTTAAAGTCGATTTGAAGGATATTAATATGGGATATGTATTTGATATTGCAAATATCTCTGATGATGTAAACTTTGAAGGTGATGCTACGGGGACAGCTTACGCAAGTGGTGTGCTGAAAAAGCCTGTGATGAATACCCGTTTATTTGTTAAGAATTTCTCGCTTAACGAAGGACGATTGGGTGACTTGGACATATATGGTGAGTGGGATAATGAAAACAGAGGTATCCGCTTGGATGCATCTATTCAAGACATAGCTTCTGCCCCATCTCGTGTTACAGGCATTATCCATCCATTAAAACCGGAAAGCGGACTTGACTTGAATATCGAAGCTCATGAATTGAATCTGAAGTTTCTTGAACATTACATGAAGTCTATTGCTACTGATATAAAAGGACGAGGAACAGGGAAGGTACATTTCTATGGAAAATTCAAAGGATTGAACCTGGATGGCGCGGTCATGACAGACGCTTCCATGAAGTTTGATATATTGAACACTCATTTTTCCGTTAAGGATACGATCCGCCTTGCCCCTACCGGATTGACATTTAATAATATGTATATTTCCGATATGGCGGGGCATACCGGAAGAATAAATGGATATTTGCATTTCCAGCATTTTAAGAACTTAAACTATCGCTTTGAGATACAAGCTAATAATATGCTTGTGATGAACACGAAGGAATCGACAGATATGCCTTTCTATGGAACGGTATATGGTACTGGCAATGTTTTACTTTCCGGAAATGCTACACAAGGATTGGAAGTTAATGCTGCTATGACCACCAACAGGAATACTGTCTTTACCTATATTAATGGAAGCGTAGCATCTGCCACCAGTAATCAGTTTATAAAGTTTGTGGACAAAACACCCCGTCGCACTATTCAAGACTCCATTCAAATCATCTCTTACTATGACCAAATACAGCAAAAACGTCAGGCAGAGACAGAGGAACAAAAGACGGATATTCGCTTGAACATTCTGGTGGATGCAACGCCTGACGCTACTATGAGAATTATTATGGATCCAGTTGCCGGAGACTATATTAGTGGAAAAGGTACAGGAAATATCCGAACGGAATTCTATAATAAAGGTGACGTGAAGATGTTCGGTAATTATCGAATTACGCAAGGTGTATATAAGTTTAGTTTGCAGGAAGTCATTCGTAAGGATTTTGTAATCAAAGATGGAAGTACAATTACTTTCAATGGTACACCTTTGGATGCTAATATGGATATACAAGCTTCTTATACAGTAAACTCTGCTTCATTGAATGATTTGATACCCGATGCTTCAGCTATTATACAACAGCCTAATGTGCGGGTAAATTGTATCATGAATTTGAGTGGGATGCTGGTACGTCCAACTATAAAATTGGGTATTGATCTTCCCAATGAAAGAGATGAGGTGCAGACATTGGTACGTAACTATATCAGTACGGAAGAACAGATGAATATGCAGATTCTTTATTTGTTAGGTATCGGTAAGTTCTATACAGAAGATGCCCGGAATAATAATCAGAATTCAAATGTAATGTCATCAGTACTTTCTTCTACCCTTTCCGGTCAGCTAAATAATGCACTATCACAAGTTTTTGAAACAAATAACTGGAACATTGGAACAAATTTGAGTACGGGTGATAAAGGTTGGACAGATATGGAAGTAGAAGGCATTTTGTCCGGTCAGCTATTGAATAACAGATTGTTGATTAATGGAAACTTCGGTTACCGGGACAATCCTATGGCGAATACGAACTTTGTAGGAGACTTTGAAGCGGAATGGCTGATTAACCGCTCGGGAGATATTCGTTTAAAAGCGTATAATGAAACGAATGACCGTTATTATACGAAAACGAACCTGACTACACAAGGTGTAGGTATTATGTATAAGAAAGATTTCAATAAATGGAGTGATTTGTTCTTTTGGAATAAGTGGAAGTTGCGCAATAAACGGAAACAGGAAGAAGTTGAAAAGGTGAAACAACAGCAGACAGATAGCATTCAGACAGATGAAACAGCCAAATCGACCATAAAAAGAAAACGGCAGTAG
- a CDS encoding HU family DNA-binding protein, with translation MNNKEFTSELAERLGYTIKDTSELISSLLSSMTQELEEGNMIAVQGFGSFEVKKKAERISINPASKQRMLVPPKLVLSYRPSNTLKDKFK, from the coding sequence ATGAATAATAAGGAATTTACATCTGAACTGGCAGAAAGATTGGGATATACCATCAAAGATACTTCCGAATTAATAAGCTCTTTGCTGTCCAGCATGACGCAAGAACTGGAGGAAGGTAATATGATTGCGGTCCAGGGATTTGGTTCTTTCGAAGTAAAGAAGAAAGCGGAGCGCATTTCTATAAATCCGGCGAGTAAACAGCGTATGCTGGTTCCTCCCAAATTGGTATTATCTTATAGACCTAGCAATACACTGAAAGATAAGTTTAAATAA
- the rpmB gene encoding 50S ribosomal protein L28: protein MSKICQITGKKAMIGNNVSHSKRRTKRTFDLNLFNKKFYYVEQNCWISLSICANGLRIINKKGLDAALTDAVAKGFCDWKSIKVIG from the coding sequence ATGTCGAAGATTTGTCAAATTACCGGAAAGAAAGCCATGATTGGCAACAATGTTTCACACTCAAAGAGAAGAACTAAAAGAACCTTTGATTTGAACTTGTTTAACAAAAAGTTCTATTATGTAGAACAGAATTGTTGGATCAGCCTTAGCATTTGTGCTAACGGGCTGCGTATTATCAACAAAAAGGGACTGGATGCTGCGCTTACTGATGCTGTAGCTAAAGGTTTTTGTGATTGGAAAAGCATTAAAGTAATCGGCTAA
- the rpmG gene encoding 50S ribosomal protein L33 produces MAKKAKGNRVQVILECTEHKDSGMPGTSRYITTKNRKNTTERLELKKYNPILKRVTVHKEIK; encoded by the coding sequence ATGGCAAAGAAAGCAAAAGGTAACAGAGTACAGGTGATTCTGGAATGTACAGAACACAAGGATAGTGGAATGCCGGGAACATCTCGTTATATCACAACTAAAAATAGAAAGAATACTACAGAAAGACTTGAGTTGAAGAAATACAACCCGATTCTGAAGAGAGTTACAGTACACAAGGAAATTAAATAA